The following proteins come from a genomic window of Campylobacter concisus:
- the modA gene encoding molybdate ABC transporter substrate-binding protein: MRKVFKFLCVTALLAINAFGAEVNVYAAANTTYAFPELIKEFNKLHPDAKINLTLGASGGLVTQIQNSAPADIFMAADMGFAQKAYDTGFAVAAPKVYAQGAVAIFSIRNVDFKKGIEVVRGLKAISIANPQTAPYGKASIEALKNAKLYDEVEKNIVYAQKISETLSQALSASDVGFIAASALFDEKMSKYKEGVNYIFVPQELYTPIDQGIVLLKHAEKNDDAKAFYEFILGDKSREIFKKFGYNVPAK, encoded by the coding sequence ATGAGAAAAGTTTTTAAATTTTTATGTGTGACAGCTTTGCTTGCCATAAATGCATTTGGCGCTGAAGTAAATGTATATGCAGCAGCAAACACAACATACGCATTTCCAGAACTTATAAAAGAGTTTAATAAGCTTCATCCAGATGCTAAAATCAACCTAACTCTTGGCGCAAGTGGTGGCCTTGTTACACAGATACAAAACTCAGCTCCAGCTGATATCTTTATGGCTGCTGATATGGGATTTGCTCAAAAAGCTTATGACACAGGATTTGCAGTAGCTGCTCCAAAAGTTTATGCACAAGGTGCTGTTGCTATTTTTTCTATTAGAAATGTTGATTTCAAAAAAGGTATTGAGGTTGTTCGTGGCCTAAAAGCGATCTCTATCGCAAATCCACAAACTGCACCATACGGCAAAGCTAGTATAGAGGCTCTTAAAAACGCAAAACTTTATGACGAAGTAGAAAAAAATATCGTCTATGCTCAAAAAATTTCTGAAACTCTATCTCAAGCATTAAGTGCTTCTGATGTAGGTTTTATCGCTGCTAGCGCACTTTTTGATGAGAAAATGTCAAAATACAAAGAGGGCGTTAATTACATCTTTGTTCCACAAGAGCTATACACTCCGATCGATCAAGGCATAGTTCTTCTAAAACATGCTGAAAAAAATGATGATGCAAAAGCATTTTATGAGTTTATCTTAGGTGATAAATCAAGAGAAATTTTCAAGAAATTTGGTTACAACGTTCCAGCTAAATGA
- a CDS encoding TOBE domain-containing protein: protein MIRAKIVGILTKDDVSLFELKGLNLEANLFMLVLNEASKFALNDEIGLGFKSSDVVLAKNRLDTSSLENELKCVIEAINFGEVLSVVSLKCDQISFEAIISNHALKALNLSKNDSVFAYIKSTSIHISTQK from the coding sequence ATGATAAGAGCAAAGATCGTTGGGATTTTAACTAAAGATGACGTTAGCTTATTTGAGCTAAAGGGTCTAAATTTAGAGGCAAATTTATTTATGCTAGTCTTAAATGAGGCTAGCAAATTTGCCTTAAATGATGAGATCGGTTTAGGTTTTAAAAGCTCGGATGTCGTCTTGGCAAAGAATAGACTTGACACTAGCTCGCTTGAAAATGAATTAAAATGCGTGATAGAGGCTATAAATTTTGGTGAAGTTTTAAGCGTTGTTAGCCTAAAGTGCGATCAAATTAGCTTCGAAGCCATCATTTCAAACCACGCTTTAAAAGCATTAAATTTGAGTAAAAATGATAGTGTTTTTGCCTATATAAAATCTACTAGTATTCATATAAGTACTCAAAAATGA
- a CDS encoding TOBE domain-containing protein — MKADINLELFLGEDTQVLAKHITLLKAIKETKSITKAAELVGISYKNAWDCLDTINNKSSKPLIIRADGNKKNSGSELSEYANKLIKIYDAILETQKDFLQKICQKVDFEDVDIVNLQRMNMNLSARNQLSCEIIGINRGAVNSQIIAKLSNGCTLESNITVESEKNLGLKVGQKVIYIFKAPAVILAKDLDIKISTKNQLKGEVIEAKIGAVNAEITLKLSDEQTLTAIITKDSAIQMKIGVGDTLLAIVKSSQIIIGV, encoded by the coding sequence TTGAAAGCAGATATAAATTTAGAACTATTTTTAGGCGAAGATACACAGGTTTTAGCTAAACATATTACATTATTAAAGGCTATAAAAGAGACAAAGAGTATCACAAAAGCGGCAGAATTGGTTGGCATATCATACAAAAATGCTTGGGACTGCCTTGATACGATAAATAACAAAAGTAGTAAGCCGCTTATTATTAGAGCTGATGGAAATAAAAAAAATAGTGGCTCTGAGCTAAGCGAGTATGCCAATAAACTGATAAAAATTTATGATGCCATTCTTGAGACTCAAAAGGATTTTTTACAAAAAATTTGTCAAAAAGTAGATTTTGAGGATGTAGATATTGTAAATCTTCAAAGAATGAATATGAACTTAAGTGCTAGAAATCAGCTCTCATGCGAGATTATTGGCATAAACCGCGGTGCGGTAAATTCTCAAATAATTGCAAAACTAAGTAATGGCTGCACGCTTGAGTCAAACATCACGGTTGAAAGTGAGAAAAATTTAGGCCTAAAAGTTGGACAAAAAGTTATTTATATTTTTAAAGCTCCAGCTGTCATTTTAGCCAAGGATCTAGATATAAAAATAAGCACAAAAAATCAATTAAAAGGCGAAGTGATCGAAGCAAAGATAGGTGCTGTAAATGCTGAAATTACTTTAAAACTAAGCGATGAGCAGACTTTAACTGCCATCATCACAAAAGATAGTGCTATCCAGATGAAAATAGGTGTTGGCGATACACTTTTAGCAATAGTAAAATCATCTCAAATCATTATAGGAGTTTAA